In the genome of Spea bombifrons isolate aSpeBom1 chromosome 11, aSpeBom1.2.pri, whole genome shotgun sequence, one region contains:
- the DDIT4 gene encoding DNA damage-inducible transcript 4 protein — MPAPCYSFSAMSLPPPILEEPPAPPDFWDVECADLSQRCSSLPNSDCESLTSSNSFSECDFDGVDNDCTDNISLSDPDLLSDPEGEQLCPSLLKLIKRCLSKARISSLRCARLLPPDDLLDNLGHELLHLAYSEPCGLRGALIDLCVEHGKTCHSVAQITADQAVIPTFQLTVLLRLDSRLWPRIQGLFSTKPVPGSGQSLKLSPGFKVLKKKLYSSEELIIEEC; from the exons ATGCCTGCTCCGTGTTATTCCTTTTCTGCCATGTCTCTGCCGCCACCTATTCTAGAAGAACCCCCAGCTCCACCAGACTTCTGGGATGTAGAGTGTGCTGATCTTTCCCAAAGATGTTCCAGTCTTCCCAACTCGGACTGCGAATCACTCACCAGTAGCAACTCCTTTTCAGAATGTG ATTTCGATGGCGTGGATAATGACTGCACAGATAACATTTCATTGTCCGACCCTGATCTTCTGAGTGATCCTGAAGGGGAACAGCTGTGCCCTAGTCTTCTGAAGCTAATAAAGCGCTGTCTGTCCAAAGCTAGAATCAGCTCCTTAAGGTGCGCAAGACTTCTTCCTCCTGATGACCTTCTTGATAATTTGGGACATGAGCTCCTGCACCTGGCGTACAGTGAGCCCTGTGGACTTAGGGGTGCACTTATTGATTTGTGTGTAGAACATGGCAAGACATGCCACAGCGTGGCACAGATCACAGCGGATCAAGCAGTAATACCTACTTTCCAGTTGACTGTATTGTTGCGTCTGGATTCCAGACTGTGGCCTAGAATTCAAGGTCTGTTCAGCACTAAACCAGTCCCTGGTTCCGGACAGTCTCTAAAACTCAGTCCAGGATTCAAGGTTCTTAAAAAGAAACTGTACAGTTCCGAAGAATTAATTATTGAAGAATGCTAA